atttaaataaaaataaaaagatagtaGGAATGGAAGTGAGAGGGACGTACGCATGCGAAAGGtggcatcatcatcatcatctctctctctctctctgcattCCATGAACTTTTTCATTCAAGTGTGCTTCTTCCATGGTCCCACCACCCTCCTTCTCCTTCACCTATTTTGCTTTTTACTACTTTCTAATCAATGTTAGcttcttcattttgttttcattcccACACACTCCCAACAGAAACAGCCtttgcatgcatcttattttcaATCAAACATGTTATAATTGCAACCTTAAACGACGTTGAAGAATAATGAGAAAGGGAAGCCATGGAAGAGCCGGTGTGCAATAAGTAGGAATTAGAAAGAGCAGAGCTGACTTTTTTGGAGTTGATTAAATTGCGTTGTTGCAGAAAAAGTGGGTTGGTGGTGCAGTAGGTgcaataaataaagaaaatacaaaatccAATTCCCTATGAACGTGGGTGTATTGAATGGTTTTTGTGTGGATTTGGCAGAAATGAAAAGACAGTGTTGTGTAGCATAGTAATGTTACCATAAGGGGAATCTAATGTCATGCAATCATGCATATTTACTTGAAAGCTGTGAACTCAAAGTCTTATGCTATGGTTGATGGATGTGGCGTGTAAGAAAACTTCTCAGTCTCAGACAACCAAAACAAAGTACACATATATCTGTTTAATATGCAAACCTCTTTTTGCTTCCTTTCATCTGCACCATCTGCAACTGCATATATCAATCTCCTGCATCACCActtaaaacatacaaaataaacTTACAACAGAATGCATGCTGCTACTCGATTTTTGATAACATGTTATTTTGTATTGAGGATTTATCTATCAAAAAATAACTTCACGCATACAAATCATGGCTTATTTTGTAGTACTCCTAGGCATGGACACTAACTCCGCGGTCATCTGAGCCATTGAATTTATATCTAATGGTTGTTAAAAATGATTgtgtaagaaaattaattatgcaGATATGGTTCTGCAACGGCTGCAGAGCAATAATGGAACTCTATATATCACCTTCTTTCTTAGCTCTTATGCCTATGAACTGTAGCTACTGCCGAAATGAATTTCTGCTTAATAATAAGACTTTTACAAGTTCTGTTTCATACAGAGTAAAATCTTCCGCACATGCAAGTTGCAGcgtaaaatcaacaaaaaataaatatgccTAAACTTGTATGGCTGTTTCAAGACCTGCGGAATCTACAACAGAGTgaagtttgaaaaagaaatcGTACTACTTAAATTTAACAGTATTATTTGCATGTGTGAATATGACTATTATGTAAAAAGTTCAGTGGTTTAAACccataaaagaaattgattaaaatcCCTCTTTACTTAAAGTTTTAGACTATGTTTACTTTAAAGGAAAAATTTGGAGAGAGTGAGAGGATGAATGTAAGAAAATTTGACAgtaaattaattgttgtttatttgagtggatttgattGTGAATAcgagtgaatttgaaaataaaaattcttaaaatataacagataaaaaaaatattttaattgataaaaattgaattactaaaatacccttaatagaaaataatatgaaataatattaatattatatataattgtaaaaattattataaaaaatgaaaaaagtaaaaattaatttttaaaattctattatcattgttattatcatcatcattattgttattattattattctataagaaaaaaatatgaaaaatataaaatacagcAAGAACAAATATGTTAAGTTCATTCTAATTCCATGCAAATCATTTCATATATTCGATAATTGAAAACATGAAGGATCCCccaatttgtttcttttctttcctcgCCAATATTTGCATGTGAACACAAATAATCTTTCTTTTCCATTTGTGCTAATTCAAGACAAAAAATTCCTGTCAAGTGAACATGTCCTTAAGGATTTCATAAGTTAAAATCAGTTTTGTGGTAATTTGCGTGTTTTATTTATAGGTACAAAGataaagatataatataattatatataagattttttttttcaataacatTTAAAGGATTTAGGTTCAATTATTGAGTCTATAAATTTTAGGTCACTTCTacacatttaatatctatatattaGAGTATCGTATGACTGGATACACAATTCTTCAATCTTTTgagataaaaaattgttataatttgtccgtcatatttttttattaggtaGGAACTTTACTTTTTCTCACGCTAGGTAAGTTTCTCTCTTTTGAATAATTGTTATAATCTCAAAACGtctaataatttataacttggtttatttaatttaaaaaataaacaattttttttgttttgttttcgtTTACCAATAACAATTCCAACTCGTGCTGAATTAGTTGGTTTAAATGAGCGTTTCAGTTCCCAAACTAGTTTGAGATTTCTTTTGTATCATATTTTTcagaattgataatttttaagcCCTTaacaacaagaaaaataatacaaatgacAAAGTATTTATAAATGACAAATTTATAATTCGCGATCAATAATTTTCTTTGGCCATTAATGAATAACCAGATGAAATTTACTTACCGTATGTCAGTGCAGAAAAAATAATTGGGAAtcgagtatatatatatatatatatatatatagagagagactTATCTCGACTTTTCGACTTTGATACAAGAAGCTTAAATAAACCAAGGAGCCGAGCTGGTATTGCTCAGAAAATACTGGAACTAAATAGTATTGCTCTTCCCTGAGTTTATTTCAAAACATGTAGGAGTAACGAAGTGGTGTTTCCCCGTAATTGTCATACATTTGTGTCTGCTTTTGAAGAAACTTCTAATCATTGGCGTGAGATAGCATCAGCTATTAAACCATGTTTTTTTTGACGAAATTAATCTTCAAAGAACCCAATTCCTAATATCAATCAATGACAAATTACTGGTGCACACAAGCAATTTCTGAGGCTGGTTTTCCAGCAATTTGCAGTTCAGCATCTTGTTTTGGTATGTAGCAGTGTAGATATACcgaaaaagaataatgttttgTAGTAAACAAACTAACATCGAAAAAGTAGCGACAGGTCAAATattacaacaaaaattttcatattaaaaaatttaatgtcaaCTAGATTCCAAAGTTATTGTTAAAACACAGTGATGGAAGTGGGAGTCTCGCAGTTCTTGGTTCTCCCATACATCCacatataaaaatcaaatggGTTTTCAGAGTGTGGTGATTCTGAAAAATAACTTCTATTGTTTGctaattgattgttatatttcaAGTTGGACAATTTATCTTGCCcgtaatataaatattgttcatttttttttgcgCACCCAAATTCAATAGAGTATGAAGTTGATAATCACATTATACGAATCAACTGCTGACATGTTGTATTGACATGATTTACAGTTTTGCTTGAAACAAAACTCCCAAATTTTGCCTATGTATGCGTAATGTGTTACGTGGAATTTAtcaccaaaacatatatttgcaAATACCATGTTCTGTGTGAACTTGATATTCAGTCCCCTTTTACGGGGACATAGAGAGAAAATGTACAAGAACATACACCTAACGACCAAAATGTCTAAAATGTACAAGAACATACACCTAACAACCAAAATGTCTACCTTTTTGTTAGGATTTATGTACAAGGGGAGAGTCTAACTAAAAAAGCTGATTTATTAAGAAAGAGTGCCTCAAGCTTTAAGAATGATCTCAAGTGACTCATTTTATTCGATACGAGACTCGTCATATCGTCACCTCACCCCTTTGGGGACAAACTTTCACCCTATTGACGACTAGAGTCACTTGTCAgtattaggtttaaaccttaatcAATCTATTTGTACTCTCTTTCGTAGTCTAACTCACAATGAAAACACCAATAGTTATGACTCAAACCAAGAGGCGAGCTAACTCAAAAGACTAATGTATTAGGTGGAAGGGTCTTGAGACTCCAATATCAAGTCAAAACAGTTTATCTTACTTAAAAGTGAGACTCCTACACTATCATCAGAAAAGGTCGGGAAAGTGCGAGCTAGATCAAGATGAACACAGAAATAAGGTTCCCCCTCTTTCTTTTGCTGATTTACTGTAATTGGTTTTGTATTGCATCATATTTCTTTAGCTCTGCTGTTGAATTCTCCACACGATTAATTGATCAAGATGAGCGTGTCAAGAACAAACTCAGATACACTCTTTCTAACACACTATTATCAGATACAATTCATTGATAAGAATCATAAGTGAGACTCCTAAAAGTGAGAACAACCAAATTTTGCATTTTCCAATAgattttaactaataataaagtGTGTTAGTGACATTTCTATTctgttataaatgttttttttttttgttttcgaaACAGAGGAGGCTAGAGTTAAGCAACCAATTCAACAACCCGAACCAAAACACTACTCATACAGTTCAGTTTTCTTCCACAGTCGCGAGAGGGAATTTCACATATCTTGTGAAACCTCAAATTTGGTCCCTAAAATTGGCATCAATCCAGTCCTGGACATTACTGAAGGTAAATTCAATCCCAAAACtattgatcaattttatttcctAATAAGTCAGGGAGTAAATCGACTCAAAGTTAGCAGATGTTGCTGGAAATatgaatataacaaattaagGGATGGTTGAGACGTAAAGGAATAAATTTTATGTCTGCTGAAAAAGGCAGAGCCATTGAGGCACATACAGGCAAAAGCAGGAATgcgatagaaaaaaaaatggtatattGCAATGTCAAATATGCAAGAAGACATAAACTGTAGCCATACAAGACATGCTGAGAGGCAAAGAAGGCAACATAGTCTGAAATTTATACATTCAGTGAAGGCTGCGAGAACATGGATGAAGACAAAGCTTATTATGAAAGAGGGAAAGCGACGATGGAATCCAATAGTTGAGATTAGTGGTGGTTCTCCGCTTTCACCTACAAGAGGACAGAAGACGACAAATCATGTTTCAATAAACAGTGATAGTGAGTGGATAATTAGTGAACTGAATAGGAATACGAGAAATACGAGGAAAACcctaagaagaagaagaagaagaagatagtaCGTGAACATGAGAATCGGCATTAAGGCGATCGTAGACTTGTTCGCCGACGAGATAGAAGCCAAATGCGACGAGGGCGATGCCAAGGCCAGGGGTGGCGTGCCGGAACTGATTGGTGAGCATGGGATGCTTCCTCCACGCATCCCTTCTTCTGAAGAACTCTGCCGTGTGTTTTCCCGATCCCATTTCCTCTTCCAATTCGattctctcactctctctctcccttttctttcttttcatccttATTGGGCTCTCCTCAACCCAGGCCCAGACTCAGACCCAGACCCAGACCCAGACCcattattcttctttctaatACACTTTTATGGCCATTTCTTTCCGCACCCATATGATGGTGGTTAAAAGGCTCCCCTGTGCTGCCAACCACCCTTTTAATCTTTTATGGGGTGGGAAAaggaaatttctttttttactcaTTAAAATTTAGAGAATAGAAATGGGCCTCTAGTTTTGCGGTGGATGAAGCACATGAAGAAATAATAACGTTTGGTTGGTGGTGGGAGGAACAGTAAGGAAGAGTGGCAGTGAGTCAGAGATGGCCGCCTTTACACTTCCTTTTCATCTTCGTCtctgttcttcttcttcctcgtcTTCTTCGTCTCTATCATTTCCACCGCTGATTCACAGACTCCCAAACACAGGCAAGTCTCTGAATGCCTTCCCCTTTTCTTTCCCTGTTCATCTTTGCTTCCTGCTTCACTCTTGCTTCTTTCATACTCATCAGCTGCTCCTACTACTCAAATCTGTTCAAAGAGAAATGCAAAACCAAGCCTCATTTCCTGCTCTGCTCAGTCTCAACCTCAACCTCTGCAAGTCAGTGCTTGGATTCAACTTCCAccattatattatatgaatgAATTAACGTTGTCAATGTGTTATGTAGGAGCAGACGGTGGAGTCTGGTGGTGATGTCGTGAGAGAAAGAAGTGTGTCGGTTGTCCTGTTGGCCGGAGGGCAGGGCAAGAGGATGGGAGTCGGTTCTCCTTCTTCC
This genomic stretch from Vigna radiata var. radiata cultivar VC1973A chromosome 7, Vradiata_ver6, whole genome shotgun sequence harbors:
- the LOC106769121 gene encoding NADH dehydrogenase [ubiquinone] 1 beta subcomplex subunit 3-B, yielding MGSGKHTAEFFRRRDAWRKHPMLTNQFRHATPGLGIALVAFGFYLVGEQVYDRLNADSHVHVKAENHH